A part of Ferroacidibacillus organovorans genomic DNA contains:
- a CDS encoding GAF domain-containing protein, with translation MQREMDELKVMSHLYQRQVIQLNKIDQVHKLMQRMSSEQRDLFQPLLEQVRELFLADLVSFIHIDHRREKATVRAHVGYFKNEYPDVEKMYELIRLKIPNFYTQSYVTWNRLDDFDTLTTRSYSVEHALFLPIRSSQGRGYGALSLYRCYSTCFDQEDIALLVDISIRLGDYLYGEEIQRTERERLEVLEQVNQRILEINQKVHRLNELPGFLKTSVECLLNCDVFLYDDQEIEREEVCQIRTMPYPIQDHRNLDATGYTASLKMAMGKTLIFMLQGQFELFKIEMLKTFWHYVVIYKDGLAMSERLEWMATHDQLTSIWNRHGFFRH, from the coding sequence ATGCAAAGAGAGATGGATGAATTAAAAGTAATGTCCCATTTGTATCAGCGGCAAGTGATTCAACTGAATAAAATTGATCAAGTGCATAAATTGATGCAACGTATGTCATCAGAACAAAGAGATTTATTTCAACCGCTCCTTGAACAAGTGCGTGAATTATTTCTCGCCGATCTTGTGTCCTTCATTCATATCGATCATCGCAGAGAGAAGGCAACCGTACGGGCGCACGTGGGATACTTCAAGAACGAATATCCGGATGTTGAAAAGATGTATGAGTTGATTCGCTTAAAAATCCCTAATTTCTACACCCAATCTTATGTGACGTGGAACAGATTGGATGATTTTGACACCTTAACGACACGGAGCTATTCCGTTGAGCATGCACTCTTTCTCCCGATTCGCTCGAGTCAAGGGCGTGGTTATGGCGCTCTCAGTCTGTATCGATGCTATTCTACGTGTTTTGACCAAGAAGATATTGCTTTATTGGTGGATATTTCTATTCGATTAGGTGATTATTTATACGGAGAAGAGATTCAACGCACTGAAAGAGAACGACTCGAAGTTCTAGAGCAAGTGAATCAACGGATCCTCGAGATCAACCAGAAGGTTCATCGACTGAATGAATTGCCCGGTTTTCTGAAAACCTCCGTGGAGTGTCTGTTGAATTGTGATGTTTTTCTCTATGATGATCAAGAAATTGAGCGAGAAGAAGTTTGCCAGATACGTACGATGCCCTATCCTATACAGGATCATCGCAATTTAGATGCAACAGGATACACGGCTTCCTTGAAGATGGCGATGGGTAAGACATTGATATTCATGCTACAAGGTCAATTTGAGTTGTTTAAAATTGAAATGTTAAAAACATTTTGGCATTATGTGGTGATCTACAAAGATGGCTTAGCGATGAGTGAACGATTAGAGTGGATGGCCACACATGATCAGTTAACATCGATATGGAACAGACACGGATTTTTCAGGCATTGA
- a CDS encoding GGDEF domain-containing protein, protein MNRSVEMNGDAPLSIAIFDIDNFKEINDSFGHAVGDKVLQEISRRVIASFDPLIEVYFARYGGEEFVLATRNNVEGFIQWCERIRLEIAGTPVQASQQAIPVTVSVGITSQFQHIESNLISRMLQEADEAMYHAKRSGKNRTMCM, encoded by the coding sequence TTGAATCGAAGTGTTGAAATGAACGGCGATGCGCCGCTATCGATCGCAATTTTTGATATTGATAATTTCAAGGAGATCAACGATAGTTTTGGACACGCGGTAGGAGATAAAGTATTACAGGAAATCTCACGGAGAGTGATCGCTTCTTTTGATCCTTTGATCGAGGTTTACTTTGCGCGGTATGGCGGAGAAGAGTTTGTGTTAGCGACACGAAATAATGTAGAAGGGTTCATTCAATGGTGTGAGCGCATTCGGTTAGAGATTGCGGGTACTCCGGTGCAAGCGAGCCAACAGGCTATTCCTGTAACGGTGAGTGTGGGAATAACAAGTCAATTTCAACATATCGAATCAAATCTTATTTCGAGGATGCTGCAAGAGGCGGACGAAGCCATGTATCATGCCAAACGATCTGGCAAAAATCGCACGATGTGTATGTAG
- a CDS encoding aspartate/glutamate racemase family protein, whose amino-acid sequence MKTLGVIAGLGPLAGAHFYRRLIELSPATMDSEHIPVILMADPTVPSRIEHLMGIGESPVPKLVEMARKLVQAGAELIAIPSTTTSIYQREIANHVEVPMVSLIEEVTSRIAKTPHRKIGIMGTTPTRTFQVYEESFRKAGLEAYYPDDRTQSEIAEIISSVKEASTFHHSALDGHVHAKIEDLGKQVIQLAQRPWSCKLDGILLACTELPVIVPPGVSVLPQVPLALLRSTDILAEAIVCNLYTDG is encoded by the coding sequence TTGAAGACACTCGGAGTGATCGCTGGCCTCGGCCCGCTTGCGGGCGCACATTTCTATCGTCGATTGATCGAGCTGTCTCCAGCAACCATGGATTCAGAACACATTCCCGTCATTTTGATGGCAGATCCGACGGTACCGAGTCGCATTGAGCACCTTATGGGCATTGGTGAATCCCCCGTTCCAAAGCTGGTGGAAATGGCAAGAAAGTTGGTTCAAGCTGGTGCAGAACTGATTGCAATACCATCGACTACAACCAGCATCTATCAGAGAGAAATCGCAAATCACGTTGAAGTTCCCATGGTTTCGTTGATTGAAGAGGTTACTTCTAGGATTGCGAAAACACCGCACAGAAAAATTGGGATCATGGGTACGACACCCACGCGCACCTTTCAGGTTTATGAAGAATCCTTTCGCAAAGCGGGACTCGAAGCCTATTATCCGGACGACAGAACACAGTCAGAGATTGCGGAAATCATCTCGTCGGTTAAGGAGGCCAGTACCTTTCATCATTCAGCGCTTGACGGGCACGTTCACGCTAAAATTGAAGATCTAGGCAAACAAGTGATTCAACTCGCACAAAGGCCGTGGAGTTGCAAACTTGATGGCATTCTCCTCGCCTGTACAGAGCTGCCTGTCATCGTGCCACCCGGGGTCTCCGTTTTACCACAGGTTCCCCTTGCGCTGTTGCGCTCCACAGACATCCTTGCAGAGGCTATTGTTTGCAACCTCTATACTGATGGTTGA
- a CDS encoding APC family permease — protein sequence MQQPNHLNRALGLLAVIAFGLTNEIAAGLFFVSTQIQQSTPGVGNLVPLLMLVGGAITFVTVVAYRYFFASGLVGAGGEYVMISRALSPGIAFVVTFLAWFGFTGALGTLAYSAPKFLSTAALSLGATGIGAFFASNAGILIVGLIILWGFWFIHVHGVRLAGTLTTIAMFLVFVVALVMIIIGFASSQHTFVNALTQHLHIPLTSIIAASPVHNVSYGIAFGSALPVLFFGYLGLSTATQTGGEAKNAVKSLSKAVVVTVTMVTVIYTLFAWAVYHAVPWQVISGLAKMNLSSYTTSSGLLQFLMPTWMSSLLNVCVALIVAKTFLPIFLAQSRWVYAWGEDGLIPAIFARTHAKYKTPVLALSLSAIFGSISLIESIKLGFVFGVNIRVLSVMLVFFFIGLGMITFPHRAPNLYSANTSQLARNRFMQIFIGVLLMAVSVWFSISITLSSIANPIYLQPAFQSAVVVILGTVVYRIYLARLKNHDLSSDQGMKERERFTQPPAQ from the coding sequence ATGCAGCAACCAAATCACTTGAATCGTGCTCTCGGTCTGCTTGCGGTCATAGCATTTGGGCTTACAAATGAGATAGCAGCTGGACTGTTTTTCGTATCAACTCAGATTCAACAAAGTACACCGGGTGTCGGCAATCTCGTACCATTGCTCATGCTGGTAGGCGGCGCCATAACCTTTGTCACGGTCGTTGCGTATCGCTATTTCTTTGCCTCTGGTTTAGTCGGAGCCGGCGGGGAATACGTCATGATTTCAAGAGCGCTCAGCCCTGGAATCGCATTTGTTGTGACGTTTCTAGCGTGGTTCGGGTTCACTGGTGCGCTCGGTACACTAGCTTATTCCGCTCCAAAGTTTCTCTCTACAGCGGCATTATCCCTTGGAGCCACTGGAATCGGTGCGTTTTTCGCGTCCAATGCAGGCATTTTAATTGTGGGACTCATCATTCTGTGGGGATTTTGGTTTATTCATGTTCACGGCGTTCGCCTCGCGGGAACCTTGACCACGATCGCGATGTTTCTCGTCTTTGTTGTTGCACTCGTGATGATTATAATAGGGTTTGCTTCCAGTCAACATACTTTTGTGAATGCTTTAACGCAGCACTTGCATATCCCGTTGACCAGCATCATAGCAGCATCACCCGTTCACAATGTCAGCTACGGGATTGCCTTTGGGTCTGCTTTACCTGTTCTTTTTTTCGGTTACCTTGGCCTCTCAACTGCGACGCAGACAGGCGGTGAAGCAAAAAACGCTGTCAAATCACTGTCAAAGGCAGTCGTTGTCACCGTGACAATGGTTACTGTAATCTATACTCTGTTTGCATGGGCAGTTTATCACGCAGTGCCGTGGCAAGTCATCTCCGGTTTGGCAAAGATGAATCTATCGTCATACACAACGTCGTCTGGACTGTTGCAATTCCTGATGCCCACCTGGATGTCTTCGCTCTTGAACGTTTGTGTTGCACTGATTGTCGCCAAAACATTTTTGCCGATTTTTCTCGCACAGTCGCGCTGGGTGTATGCCTGGGGAGAAGATGGACTGATACCAGCGATCTTTGCGAGAACGCACGCCAAGTATAAGACGCCTGTATTAGCCTTGAGCCTCAGCGCCATTTTTGGTTCGATCAGCCTCATCGAGTCTATCAAATTAGGCTTTGTGTTTGGCGTTAACATCCGAGTATTATCCGTCATGCTCGTGTTTTTCTTTATCGGTCTCGGGATGATCACGTTCCCTCACCGCGCCCCAAATCTCTATTCTGCCAATACTTCACAATTGGCAAGAAATCGATTCATGCAGATTTTTATCGGTGTGCTGCTTATGGCCGTCTCTGTTTGGTTTTCCATCTCTATCACGCTGTCATCAATCGCGAATCCAATCTACCTACAACCAGCGTTTCAATCTGCAGTCGTCGTCATTCTGGGGACTGTTGTTTATAGAATCTACCTGGCACGTCTTAAAAATCATGACCTGAGTTCAGATCAAGGCATGAAGGAACGCGAACGGTTTACACAACCACCGGCACAATAA
- a CDS encoding D-cysteine desulfhydrase produces the protein MNLAQFPRRRYTAGPTSIEHLPRLSQVLDGPQLFMKRDDLLGLASGGNKTRKLEFLIADALKEGSDTVITCGAVQSNHCRLTLAAAVKEGMKCHLVLEERVPNSYNPQSSGNNFLYHLLGVEGIRVVPGGSDMLVEMQKIAQELVKKGRKPYIIPGGGSNEIGSLGYVSCAEEVLAQLFDHGLNISTVVCASGSGGTHAGLVVGFYGNNAGIPVVGINVSRPKDVQETLIHDLAVRVGNHIGLKHSIPRDVVTCFDDYVGPGYSLPTVEMVDAVNLLAKTEGILLDPVYTGKAMSGLISLIRNGHFQKNDNVLFVHTGGSPALYAYTSLFFEAETALASN, from the coding sequence ATGAATCTCGCGCAATTTCCTCGTCGTCGCTATACCGCCGGCCCTACATCCATCGAACACCTTCCGCGGTTATCGCAGGTACTCGATGGTCCACAGCTCTTTATGAAGCGCGACGACCTCCTCGGTCTCGCATCGGGTGGAAACAAGACCCGAAAATTAGAATTTCTCATCGCGGACGCGCTCAAGGAAGGCAGCGATACGGTCATCACCTGCGGAGCCGTACAGTCTAACCATTGTCGTTTGACGCTCGCTGCAGCCGTAAAGGAAGGCATGAAGTGTCACCTTGTTTTAGAAGAACGCGTCCCAAACAGTTACAATCCGCAAAGCAGCGGCAATAATTTCCTCTACCATTTGCTTGGTGTGGAAGGAATTCGAGTTGTCCCTGGCGGTTCAGACATGCTCGTCGAGATGCAAAAGATCGCACAAGAACTCGTCAAAAAAGGCCGCAAACCATATATTATTCCCGGAGGTGGATCAAACGAAATTGGCTCACTTGGCTATGTGTCCTGTGCGGAAGAAGTGCTCGCTCAACTCTTCGATCATGGTCTAAACATCAGCACAGTCGTGTGCGCCAGCGGCAGCGGTGGCACACATGCAGGCCTTGTTGTTGGATTCTATGGAAACAATGCCGGGATTCCAGTCGTCGGTATTAATGTCAGTCGCCCCAAAGATGTACAAGAAACACTCATTCACGATCTTGCTGTTCGCGTCGGCAACCATATCGGCCTTAAACATTCAATCCCCCGCGATGTAGTCACCTGTTTTGACGATTATGTAGGACCAGGATATTCTTTGCCTACTGTGGAAATGGTAGACGCCGTCAACCTATTGGCCAAAACGGAGGGAATTTTACTCGATCCTGTCTACACGGGTAAAGCGATGTCCGGCCTCATCAGTCTCATCCGAAACGGGCATTTCCAAAAGAACGACAATGTGTTGTTTGTCCACACAGGCGGTTCACCAGCACTTTACGCTTATACATCTCTATTTTTTGAAGCCGAGACTGCACTCGCGAGCAATTAG
- the nagA gene encoding N-acetylglucosamine-6-phosphate deacetylase, translating into MSVTIMSGEWNGRVQQIKMEDGIITAIGDIASTSFIGATHIETGGRLFPGYIDVHVHGGGGAEVMEGTEDAFEQVALTHARHGTTGLLLTTVTASPEDLDKVFTAYEPKRIRNGAEILGFHLEGPFINPAKPGAQPKEFILPPSESLFKRWQSRSEGAIRYVTLAPELEGAESLIKLAVDQGIVVSMGHCNATSSQVSQAIAWGAKSVTHLFNAMSPAGHREPGLAGTALGEDRLMVEIIADLIHVHPLMLKAALRAKGTEQVMLITDAVKAADMPEGEYGFGGRRVFVKHGAVRLEDGTLAGSTLTLDRAVRNLLGIHALRPDDVNLVTSLNQARLLNLPHGRISIGAPANLIAVNSAWEVTHTVVRGKLVYRA; encoded by the coding sequence ATGAGTGTGACCATCATGAGTGGAGAATGGAATGGACGTGTGCAACAGATCAAGATGGAGGATGGCATCATTACAGCCATTGGCGACATTGCAAGTACTTCGTTTATCGGGGCAACGCATATTGAAACGGGCGGCCGGTTGTTCCCTGGTTATATCGACGTACATGTCCACGGCGGTGGCGGGGCCGAGGTCATGGAGGGGACAGAAGACGCGTTTGAACAGGTGGCACTGACACACGCCAGGCACGGTACAACGGGGCTCCTTTTGACAACCGTCACCGCATCGCCTGAGGATTTGGATAAAGTCTTCACGGCATACGAACCTAAGCGAATTCGAAATGGTGCTGAGATTCTCGGCTTTCATCTCGAGGGGCCCTTCATCAATCCCGCAAAGCCTGGGGCGCAGCCGAAAGAATTCATCCTTCCACCGAGTGAAAGTCTTTTCAAACGCTGGCAGTCACGATCTGAAGGTGCCATTCGCTATGTAACACTTGCACCGGAGTTGGAAGGTGCGGAATCGCTGATCAAACTGGCTGTTGATCAAGGGATCGTCGTTTCAATGGGGCACTGCAACGCGACGTCTTCTCAAGTTTCGCAAGCGATCGCGTGGGGAGCAAAGAGCGTCACGCACCTGTTCAATGCCATGAGTCCTGCAGGCCATCGCGAGCCGGGGCTCGCTGGTACCGCACTCGGTGAGGATCGACTGATGGTGGAGATCATCGCCGATTTGATTCATGTTCATCCACTGATGCTAAAGGCTGCGCTTCGGGCTAAAGGTACTGAACAAGTCATGCTGATCACGGATGCAGTGAAAGCAGCAGACATGCCTGAGGGTGAGTACGGTTTTGGCGGACGCAGGGTTTTTGTCAAACATGGTGCCGTCCGATTGGAGGATGGGACCTTGGCCGGGAGTACGCTCACATTGGACCGGGCTGTGAGAAACTTGCTTGGCATTCACGCGCTGCGGCCGGATGATGTGAATCTTGTCACCTCTTTGAATCAAGCGAGACTGCTGAATCTTCCACACGGGAGAATTTCTATTGGCGCACCGGCCAACCTCATCGCAGTTAACTCGGCTTGGGAAGTGACACACACCGTTGTTCGCGGAAAACTGGTTTATCGCGCATGA
- a CDS encoding acetamidase/formamidase family protein, with product MAEQKCSGTVFVNHFTNGVLDPAKPMLGPVQDGGYIVANTAPGCWGPMITPALRGGHEVTQPVYVEGAEVGDAIVIRIKSIRVTSMATSSGNDETVEGNFLGDPYCAGKCSACGTMYPETRIEGIGPSAIRCANCGADATPFKFSNGYTIAFDANRSVGVTLPKAAAEQIARDGKSYMATPANSIQNPIVTFAPHDIVGAVARLRPFLGQIGTTPSRPLPDSHNAGDFGFFLVGAPHEYSVTADELNQAKTDGHMDINRVREGAILICPVKVPGGGVYVGDMHALQGDGEIAGHTCDVSGIVTLQVHVVKGLRMDGPILLPNEEDLPYLAKPLSAEEKRRALAEALKWGLTEIEETAPVAFVGTGENLNVATDNALKRAAELLGMSVPEVMNRATITGSIQIGRHPGVVTATFLVPVDRLEKRGIMGYVREQYGL from the coding sequence ATGGCGGAACAAAAATGCAGTGGTACGGTGTTCGTCAATCACTTTACAAACGGGGTGCTCGATCCGGCGAAGCCAATGCTCGGACCCGTGCAGGATGGGGGATACATCGTTGCCAACACAGCGCCTGGGTGTTGGGGGCCGATGATCACGCCAGCCCTTCGCGGAGGGCATGAAGTCACGCAACCTGTGTATGTTGAGGGGGCAGAAGTCGGAGACGCGATAGTGATTCGAATCAAGTCGATTCGGGTCACATCCATGGCCACGTCGTCTGGAAATGATGAAACGGTCGAGGGGAACTTCCTGGGTGACCCGTACTGTGCCGGAAAGTGTTCGGCGTGCGGAACGATGTACCCAGAGACTCGGATTGAAGGCATCGGACCGTCGGCCATACGCTGCGCGAATTGTGGTGCTGACGCAACGCCATTCAAGTTTTCAAACGGTTATACGATCGCATTTGACGCAAACCGCAGCGTGGGCGTTACACTCCCAAAGGCTGCGGCAGAGCAGATTGCACGTGACGGAAAGAGTTACATGGCAACGCCTGCGAACTCTATTCAAAACCCGATCGTTACGTTCGCGCCTCACGACATTGTGGGCGCGGTGGCAAGGCTGCGTCCATTTCTCGGCCAAATTGGAACTACGCCGTCACGGCCATTGCCCGACTCCCACAATGCAGGTGATTTCGGATTCTTCCTTGTTGGGGCTCCCCATGAGTATTCAGTAACCGCTGATGAATTGAATCAAGCAAAGACGGATGGACACATGGATATCAATCGTGTGCGGGAAGGTGCCATTCTGATTTGTCCTGTCAAAGTTCCCGGTGGCGGTGTTTACGTCGGTGATATGCATGCGCTGCAAGGGGATGGTGAGATCGCAGGGCACACATGCGATGTATCAGGGATTGTAACCTTGCAGGTGCATGTTGTAAAGGGACTCAGGATGGATGGACCTATTTTGCTGCCGAATGAAGAAGACCTGCCCTATCTCGCAAAACCCCTATCTGCAGAAGAAAAGCGGCGGGCATTGGCTGAGGCTTTAAAATGGGGTCTCACAGAGATTGAAGAGACAGCACCTGTGGCTTTTGTCGGAACGGGAGAAAATTTGAATGTTGCCACAGACAATGCACTAAAACGTGCGGCAGAACTGCTTGGAATGTCTGTCCCTGAAGTCATGAACCGTGCCACCATTACGGGGTCGATCCAAATCGGCCGCCATCCCGGTGTGGTCACGGCCACATTTCTGGTTCCTGTCGATCGGCTTGAAAAACGAGGAATCATGGGATATGTGCGGGAACAATACGGTCTGTAG
- a CDS encoding exodeoxyribonuclease III, with protein MKLASWNVNGLRSCVNKGFLEYVNQTAPDIICLQETKLQEGQINLEVGEDYRQYFNYAEKKGYAGTAVLSKISPRSVYYGMEENSEPEGRIITLEFDAYYLVTVYTPNAKRDLSRLPYRLEWEDRFRHYLLQLDAKKPVIICGDLNVAHQEIDLKNAKANRGNSGFTNEEREKMTMLLASGFTDTFRYLYPERAEAYSWWSNMPKVRERNVGWRIDYFLVSTRLRAAITDARIDAHVFGSDHCPVALTLSTDRIVPAHIP; from the coding sequence CTGAAACTGGCATCGTGGAATGTAAACGGATTGCGCTCGTGCGTCAATAAAGGATTTCTCGAATATGTCAATCAAACCGCACCTGATATCATTTGCCTCCAAGAAACGAAACTTCAAGAGGGACAAATCAACCTCGAGGTAGGCGAGGACTATCGCCAGTATTTCAATTACGCCGAAAAGAAGGGGTATGCGGGAACCGCTGTTCTTTCGAAAATATCTCCACGCTCAGTCTACTATGGCATGGAGGAGAATAGCGAACCGGAGGGCAGGATCATCACGCTGGAGTTTGACGCTTACTATCTTGTGACAGTGTACACGCCAAACGCCAAACGCGATTTGTCCCGACTCCCCTATCGACTCGAGTGGGAAGACCGTTTTCGACACTATCTCTTGCAATTAGACGCAAAAAAGCCGGTCATCATTTGCGGAGATCTGAACGTGGCGCACCAGGAGATTGACCTAAAGAATGCGAAAGCAAATCGGGGCAATTCCGGTTTCACAAATGAAGAGCGGGAAAAAATGACGATGCTCTTGGCGTCCGGTTTCACAGACACTTTTCGCTACCTGTATCCTGAGCGAGCCGAAGCCTACTCTTGGTGGTCGAACATGCCTAAGGTGCGAGAGCGAAACGTCGGTTGGCGCATCGATTATTTTCTTGTATCCACAAGGCTTCGCGCCGCCATCACGGATGCCCGCATCGACGCACATGTCTTCGGAAGCGATCACTGCCCCGTAGCGCTTACACTTTCTACAGACCGTATTGTTCCCGCACATATCCCATGA